The following proteins are co-located in the Alcaligenes faecalis genome:
- a CDS encoding LacI family DNA-binding transcriptional regulator has protein sequence MANVGILDVAKAAQVSVATVSRVINEPEKVGDKTLQRVQAAIQALGYQPNASARSLRSQRSRVIGVVLPTLLNPVFAECLKGIADTATRAGYAILPFFTEYDVERESQAVALLLASNVEGIVLVVSNPATSPALERLSTTPCPYVLAYNQHPEHPCVSVNGEQAMIELIDHLATQGHRRIAMVSGHLHVSDRAQQRSCGYLKGMESAGLVPLPLLEVPFMGQEQTQPADGVHLASVARLLRQTDRPTAVIGSNDLIAIRCLRTAQQIGLRVPQDISIIGFDGIGLGADLFPRPATIVQPNEEMGRQCIALLLNAIAQQQPVPAQESIFLPYTFDQGESCAPSPFPLRAP, from the coding sequence ATGGCCAATGTTGGAATCCTGGATGTTGCCAAAGCCGCGCAGGTATCGGTTGCCACGGTATCGCGCGTTATCAATGAGCCTGAAAAGGTGGGCGACAAGACCTTGCAGCGTGTGCAAGCCGCCATCCAGGCCCTGGGCTATCAACCCAATGCCTCGGCCCGCAGCCTGCGTAGCCAACGCAGCCGAGTGATTGGCGTAGTCTTGCCTACGTTGCTGAACCCCGTCTTTGCCGAGTGCCTGAAAGGAATTGCCGATACCGCCACCCGTGCCGGCTACGCCATCTTGCCCTTTTTTACGGAATACGACGTTGAGCGGGAATCTCAGGCCGTAGCTCTGCTGTTGGCCAGCAATGTAGAAGGCATTGTGCTCGTGGTCTCGAATCCGGCCACCTCCCCGGCATTGGAACGCTTGAGCACCACACCCTGCCCCTATGTGCTGGCCTATAACCAGCATCCCGAACACCCGTGCGTAAGCGTCAATGGCGAACAAGCCATGATTGAACTGATTGATCACCTTGCCACCCAAGGGCATCGCCGTATTGCCATGGTGAGCGGACATTTACATGTCTCGGACCGGGCTCAACAACGCAGCTGCGGTTACCTCAAAGGAATGGAAAGTGCCGGCTTGGTCCCCTTGCCACTGCTGGAAGTACCTTTTATGGGTCAGGAGCAAACACAGCCTGCTGACGGCGTGCATCTTGCCAGCGTCGCCCGGCTTTTGCGCCAGACGGACCGGCCTACCGCCGTCATTGGCTCCAATGACTTGATTGCAATTCGCTGTCTGCGAACCGCCCAGCAGATCGGTTTACGCGTACCCCAGGACATCAGCATCATCGGCTTTGACGGCATTGGTTTAGGAGCAGACTTGTTCCCCCGCCCCGCCACCATTGTGCAGCCCAATGAGGAAATGGGTCGCCAGTGTATTGCTTTGCTCCTGAATGCGATTGCTCAACAGCAGCCTGTCCCCGCGCAGGAGTCCATATTCCTGCCCTACACCTTTGATCAAGGCGAATCCTGCGCCCCCTCTCCGTTTCCACTGCGGGCACCTTGA
- a CDS encoding phosphodiesterase translates to MLQTLLIQMTDPHIREEGRLAYGRLNTAPYLKQAIEHALTLPQKPDAIVLTGDLTDFGRPQEYAHLRRLLAPLGTIPVYLLPGNHDDRQQLRASFPEHAYLGKAGPVCYGVDIGELRLLALDSAVAGASAGSLDQEQLDWLAAELSAQPKRPTIIALHHPPFNTLIGHMDKIGLLEGAKQLEAIVRQHGNVERVISGHLHRNIQIRFGGTIASTAPSVAHQVCLDLDEDAASAWTLEPPGYAIHALDSVGQIVTHTATVGQFDGPFAFHEPSGKLID, encoded by the coding sequence ATGCTGCAAACACTATTGATTCAAATGACAGACCCGCATATCCGGGAAGAAGGCAGGCTGGCCTATGGACGCCTGAATACCGCCCCCTATCTGAAACAGGCCATAGAGCACGCTCTGACCCTGCCCCAAAAGCCAGATGCGATCGTGCTGACAGGTGACCTGACTGATTTTGGCAGACCGCAGGAATATGCCCACTTGCGCCGCTTGCTTGCCCCCCTGGGAACGATTCCGGTGTACCTGCTGCCCGGCAACCATGACGATCGACAGCAATTACGCGCAAGCTTTCCCGAACATGCTTACTTGGGCAAGGCTGGCCCCGTCTGCTACGGTGTGGATATCGGTGAGTTAAGACTATTGGCCCTGGACAGTGCCGTCGCGGGTGCCAGTGCGGGTAGTCTGGACCAGGAGCAACTGGACTGGCTGGCAGCCGAACTGAGCGCACAGCCCAAGCGCCCCACCATCATTGCCTTGCATCACCCCCCTTTCAACACCCTGATCGGCCATATGGACAAGATTGGCCTGCTGGAAGGGGCAAAACAACTGGAGGCGATTGTGCGTCAGCACGGCAATGTGGAACGAGTGATCAGCGGACATTTGCATCGCAATATACAGATCCGCTTTGGCGGAACCATTGCCAGCACGGCTCCCTCTGTGGCCCACCAGGTCTGTCTGGATCTGGATGAGGATGCTGCCTCGGCCTGGACGCTGGAGCCGCCTGGCTACGCGATTCATGCTCTGGACAGCGTTGGCCAGATCGTCACCCACACGGCCACCGTCGGTCAGTTCGATGGCCCCTTCGCTTTCCATGAACCAAGCGGGAAACTCATCGACTGA
- a CDS encoding ABC transporter ATP-binding protein, with the protein METKHVPVRIEQCAKTYADGTRGLHPSTLDIAPGEVMALLGPSGCGKTTLLRLIAGLEMPDAGSRILFDEQDVTHLPIEKREVGMVFQHYALFPTMTVEANIAYGPKIKGMAQTLRQQRVGELVDLMRLNGLEKRLPSALSGGQRQRVAIARAIANQPRVLLLDEPLAALDAKLKISLRDELAELLRRLRITAIHVTHDQQEAFAIADRLAVMHEGRIVQTGDGESLYRNPAHPFVATFLGRVNVLQRTAQNLLNKNIQLANLCLPCPETLQGTDQLLVRPEDIDVSVSRPIGWAQARVRQRSFMGGKVQLTLSVEGQTDMIADVDRDHTAVVGSIVGIRIDPIKLMPGTAPLSQDASNHPYS; encoded by the coding sequence ATGGAAACTAAACACGTCCCGGTGCGCATCGAACAATGCGCCAAAACCTATGCGGATGGCACACGAGGATTGCACCCCAGCACGCTGGACATTGCCCCCGGCGAAGTCATGGCCTTGCTCGGGCCTTCAGGTTGCGGCAAGACCACCTTGCTGCGATTGATCGCCGGTCTGGAAATGCCGGATGCCGGCAGCCGCATTCTGTTCGACGAACAAGACGTCACCCATTTGCCGATTGAAAAGCGTGAGGTAGGCATGGTGTTTCAACACTATGCCCTGTTCCCCACGATGACAGTAGAAGCCAATATCGCTTATGGCCCCAAAATCAAGGGCATGGCGCAAACCCTACGTCAGCAACGGGTCGGCGAACTGGTCGATCTGATGCGTCTGAATGGCCTGGAAAAACGTCTGCCCTCTGCCCTGTCCGGAGGCCAACGACAACGTGTTGCTATCGCACGCGCCATTGCCAATCAGCCCCGCGTCCTGCTATTGGACGAACCCTTGGCCGCCCTGGATGCCAAGCTGAAAATCTCCTTGCGCGACGAACTGGCCGAGTTGCTGCGACGCCTGCGTATCACGGCCATTCATGTGACCCACGATCAGCAGGAAGCCTTTGCCATTGCCGACCGGCTGGCCGTCATGCACGAGGGCCGTATCGTTCAAACCGGTGACGGAGAAAGCCTGTACCGCAACCCGGCCCACCCTTTTGTCGCAACCTTTTTGGGGCGTGTGAATGTATTGCAACGTACAGCACAAAACCTGCTGAACAAGAACATTCAACTGGCTAATCTATGCCTGCCCTGCCCCGAAACCTTGCAGGGCACCGATCAGTTACTGGTCCGGCCAGAAGACATTGACGTTTCCGTGAGCAGACCCATAGGCTGGGCGCAGGCACGGGTGCGTCAACGCAGTTTTATGGGAGGAAAAGTGCAACTGACACTCAGCGTAGAAGGCCAGACAGACATGATTGCCGACGTTGATCGAGATCACACGGCGGTGGTAGGCAGTATCGTAGGCATTCGGATCGATCCCATCAAGCTGATGCCGGGCACCGCGCCACTTTCACAGGATGCCTCCAATCACCCATATTCCTGA
- a CDS encoding ABC transporter permease, translating into MKQTSSGGMNRPAPLLLAVTGLTILFLLGPILISVMAGLVNNYRLGLKSGLTLKWLEQVWVNYGGTVWLSLQLALLCVLAVIVLGVPCAYALARSRSRLARAFEELLTLPVAVPGMASALALLLAYGSLQGFRQSFWFILVGHIVFTLPFMVRTTSAALQKRSLIDLEEAARSLGASFGQIFLGILLPAILPAIVAGSLMVFTLSLGEFNLTWMLHTPLTRTLPVGLADSYASMRIEVGSAYTLIFMLVILPVLWGLQTLARLLEKHDGN; encoded by the coding sequence ATGAAGCAGACATCTTCTGGCGGTATGAATCGCCCTGCTCCTTTGCTACTGGCCGTCACAGGTCTAACGATTTTATTTCTGCTGGGACCCATCTTGATTTCCGTGATGGCGGGCCTGGTCAACAACTATCGATTGGGCCTGAAAAGTGGACTGACCCTGAAATGGCTGGAACAAGTCTGGGTGAACTACGGCGGTACCGTCTGGCTATCACTGCAACTAGCCTTGCTCTGCGTACTGGCTGTCATTGTGCTTGGCGTGCCCTGTGCCTACGCATTGGCTCGCAGTCGCTCGCGCCTGGCCCGAGCCTTTGAGGAACTGCTGACCTTGCCAGTCGCCGTTCCTGGTATGGCCTCGGCGTTGGCCCTGCTGCTGGCTTATGGCTCCTTGCAAGGTTTTCGCCAAAGCTTCTGGTTCATTTTGGTGGGTCACATTGTATTCACCCTGCCCTTTATGGTGCGCACCACCAGTGCGGCCCTGCAAAAACGCAGCCTGATTGATCTGGAAGAAGCCGCCCGATCCCTGGGGGCCAGCTTTGGCCAAATCTTTCTCGGCATCTTGCTGCCTGCCATCCTGCCTGCGATTGTGGCGGGCAGCCTGATGGTGTTCACCTTGTCCCTGGGCGAGTTCAACCTGACCTGGATGCTGCATACACCACTGACCCGCACCCTACCTGTGGGGCTAGCCGACAGCTATGCGTCGATGCGTATCGAAGTGGGCTCGGCCTATACCCTGATTTTCATGCTCGTCATCTTGCCCGTACTCTGGGGGCTGCAGACCTTGGCGCGCTTGCTGGAGAAACACGATGGAAACTAA
- the metC gene encoding cystathionine beta-lyase → MQDCDYQNTRLTHLGRDTSVSAGFVNVPVCRGSTILADNLEQWAQRKEPDNPYASYGRFTNPTLQTLTQAVAELEGGFQASLFPSGLAACTHALLGMLEVGDHLLLPDSVYGPVRAFAQQVLASRMGIQVQFYEPSLGEGIASLIRPNTKVVYVESPGSATFEIQDIPAIARCAHAVGAYLLLDNTWATPLFFKPFEHGVDVSIHAATKYLTGHSDALLGIATANERAWPLLRRAAHDFGQTAGPDDAFLALRGMRTLGVRLRQHQSSALQIARFLEHHPQVQQVLHPALESHPGHVIWKRDFTGSTGLFGVVLEPLSQAQLSLFFKTLRLFGIGLSWGGFESLALPMDMPKRNGKALFGEGQLLRLHVGLEEPQHLQQDLAQALDAAYALSTFRNTNGLRLVAQQA, encoded by the coding sequence ATGCAGGACTGCGATTATCAAAATACCCGTTTAACGCATTTGGGCCGGGACACCAGCGTGTCGGCTGGCTTTGTGAATGTACCGGTTTGTCGAGGCTCGACTATTTTGGCCGACAACCTGGAGCAATGGGCGCAGCGCAAGGAGCCTGACAATCCCTATGCCTCTTATGGCCGCTTTACCAACCCGACTTTGCAAACCTTGACGCAGGCTGTGGCCGAGCTGGAAGGCGGCTTTCAGGCCAGCCTGTTTCCGTCTGGCTTGGCGGCGTGTACGCATGCTTTGTTGGGCATGCTGGAAGTGGGGGATCATTTGCTGTTACCCGATTCGGTCTATGGCCCGGTACGTGCGTTTGCACAGCAGGTGCTGGCTAGCCGCATGGGTATTCAGGTCCAGTTTTACGAGCCGTCTTTGGGGGAGGGGATAGCCAGTCTGATTCGTCCCAATACCAAGGTGGTGTACGTAGAGTCGCCCGGTTCGGCCACCTTTGAGATCCAGGATATTCCAGCCATTGCGCGCTGTGCGCATGCGGTTGGGGCGTATCTGCTTCTGGATAATACCTGGGCTACTCCCTTGTTTTTTAAGCCGTTTGAGCATGGTGTAGATGTGTCTATCCACGCTGCCACCAAGTACTTGACGGGGCATTCCGATGCCTTGCTGGGCATTGCCACGGCGAACGAACGCGCCTGGCCTTTGCTGCGTCGGGCTGCGCATGATTTTGGTCAGACAGCCGGGCCTGACGACGCTTTTTTGGCACTGCGTGGCATGCGTACCCTGGGAGTGCGTTTACGTCAGCACCAGTCCAGTGCCTTGCAGATTGCCCGTTTTCTGGAACATCATCCGCAGGTACAACAGGTTTTGCATCCGGCGCTGGAGTCTCATCCCGGTCATGTGATCTGGAAGCGGGATTTTACCGGTTCTACTGGCTTGTTTGGTGTGGTTCTGGAGCCATTGAGCCAAGCGCAGTTATCCCTGTTTTTCAAGACATTGCGCTTGTTTGGTATCGGTCTGTCCTGGGGTGGGTTCGAGAGCTTGGCTTTGCCCATGGATATGCCTAAACGCAATGGGAAAGCCTTATTCGGAGAAGGGCAGTTATTGCGTTTGCATGTGGGGCTGGAAGAGCCCCAGCATTTGCAGCAAGATTTGGCGCAGGCTTTGGATGCGGCCTATGCCCTCAGCACGTTCAGAAATACAAATGGACTGCGCCTAGTTGCCCAACAGGCTTAA
- the argG gene encoding argininosuccinate synthase: MTTILESLPVGQKVGIAFSGGLDTSAALLWMRNKGAIPYAYTANLGQPDEPDYDAIPRKATEYGATLARLVDCRQQLVAEGIAALQCNAFHITTGGVTYFNTTPIGRAVTGTMLVAAMKEDDVHIWGDGSTYKGNDIERFYRYGLLTNPELKIYKPWLDQTFIDELGGRAEMSEYMQENGFDYKMSAEKAYSTDSNMLGATHEAKDLEYLNAGINIVKPIMGVAFWRDDVAVAAEEVRVRFEEGQPVALNGVEFSDPVELMLEANRIGGRHGLGMSDQIENRIIEAKSRGIYEAPGMALLHIAYERLVTGIHNEDTIEQYRINGLRLGRLLYQGRWFDPQAIMLRETAQRWVARAVTGEVTLELRRGNDYSILDTVSPNLTYKAERLSMEKVDSMFSPRDRIGQLTMRNLDIVDTRDKLFTYTQAGLLAPAAGSAVPQLKDSKK; the protein is encoded by the coding sequence ATGACAACCATCCTTGAATCTCTTCCAGTCGGCCAGAAGGTCGGCATTGCTTTTTCCGGTGGCCTGGACACCAGCGCCGCACTTTTGTGGATGCGCAATAAGGGGGCAATCCCTTACGCATACACCGCGAACCTGGGTCAGCCTGATGAACCCGATTACGATGCCATTCCCCGCAAGGCTACGGAATACGGCGCCACGCTGGCCCGTCTGGTTGATTGCCGTCAGCAATTGGTGGCTGAAGGGATCGCTGCCTTGCAGTGCAACGCTTTTCACATCACCACCGGCGGTGTTACTTACTTCAACACCACGCCGATTGGCCGTGCCGTGACTGGCACCATGCTGGTTGCTGCCATGAAAGAAGATGACGTTCATATCTGGGGCGACGGCAGCACTTACAAGGGCAATGACATCGAGCGTTTCTACCGCTACGGTCTGTTGACCAACCCGGAATTGAAGATCTACAAGCCTTGGCTCGATCAGACCTTCATCGACGAGCTGGGTGGCCGTGCCGAGATGTCCGAGTACATGCAGGAAAACGGCTTCGACTACAAAATGTCAGCCGAAAAAGCCTATTCCACCGACTCCAATATGCTGGGTGCCACGCACGAAGCCAAGGATCTGGAATACCTGAACGCCGGCATCAATATCGTCAAACCCATCATGGGCGTGGCCTTCTGGCGTGACGATGTGGCCGTGGCCGCTGAAGAAGTGCGTGTGCGCTTCGAGGAAGGTCAGCCTGTCGCCCTGAACGGCGTGGAATTTTCCGACCCTGTGGAACTGATGCTGGAAGCCAACCGCATTGGTGGCCGTCATGGTCTGGGCATGAGCGACCAGATCGAAAACCGCATCATCGAAGCCAAGAGCCGTGGCATTTACGAAGCCCCTGGCATGGCCTTGCTGCACATTGCTTACGAGCGTCTGGTTACCGGCATCCACAACGAAGACACGATTGAACAGTACCGCATCAACGGTCTGCGTTTGGGCCGTCTGTTGTACCAAGGCCGCTGGTTCGACCCACAAGCCATCATGCTGCGTGAAACCGCCCAGCGTTGGGTGGCTCGTGCCGTGACGGGTGAAGTCACTTTGGAACTGCGCCGTGGTAACGATTACTCCATTCTGGATACTGTCTCGCCTAACCTGACCTACAAGGCCGAGCGTCTGAGCATGGAAAAAGTGGACAGCATGTTCTCGCCACGCGACCGTATCGGTCAACTGACCATGCGCAATCTGGACATCGTGGACACACGCGACAAGCTGTTTACCTACACCCAGGCTGGCCTGTTGGCTCCTGCCGCCGGTTCGGCTGTGCCTCAGTTGAAAGACAGCAAAAAGTAA
- the kdpF gene encoding K(+)-transporting ATPase subunit F — MSASFFTVLAGGVSLGLFIYLFYALLKAEKF; from the coding sequence ATGAGTGCGTCTTTTTTTACGGTTCTGGCAGGAGGGGTTTCTCTGGGGCTGTTTATCTATTTGTTCTATGCCTTGCTCAAGGCCGAAAAATTCTAG
- a CDS encoding NUDIX domain-containing protein — protein MSNPVILLAAAYITNSEGQILLVRKHGSAYYMQAGGKLEAGETPLQALQRELDEELGLKAEETASARYEAYFESPAANEPGHVVHAHVFTLTVDRDLQAAAELEEARWVSPQEIRSLTLAPLLANHILPRLCAQAAA, from the coding sequence ATGTCCAACCCTGTCATCTTGCTGGCTGCCGCCTACATCACCAACTCTGAAGGCCAAATCCTTCTGGTCCGCAAACATGGCAGCGCCTACTACATGCAGGCCGGCGGCAAGCTGGAAGCAGGAGAAACACCCCTTCAAGCCCTACAACGCGAACTGGACGAGGAGCTGGGCCTGAAAGCGGAAGAAACCGCCTCTGCCCGCTACGAAGCGTACTTTGAAAGCCCCGCCGCCAATGAACCTGGCCACGTGGTTCATGCCCATGTGTTTACCTTGACAGTAGACCGTGACCTCCAGGCCGCCGCCGAGCTGGAAGAGGCCCGCTGGGTCAGCCCGCAGGAAATTCGCTCTCTGACGCTAGCCCCTTTGCTGGCTAATCATATTCTGCCGCGTCTGTGCGCGCAGGCTGCTGCCTGA
- a CDS encoding Lrp/AsnC family transcriptional regulator: MLDKFDKHILEILQNDATLAIQDIADRVGLSSTPCWRRIQRLEQEGYIEKRVALLSSEKLNVGVTVFVAIKTNQHNKQWYSEFSAVVEAIPQIVEFYRMSGDTDYLLRVVVPDIKSFDRVYQRLISEIELTDVSSSFAMEQIKFTTRLPLDYA; the protein is encoded by the coding sequence ATGTTGGATAAGTTCGACAAGCACATTCTGGAGATCCTCCAAAACGATGCCACCTTGGCCATCCAGGACATTGCCGACCGGGTGGGTTTGTCCAGCACGCCCTGCTGGCGACGTATACAGCGCCTGGAACAGGAAGGGTATATCGAAAAGCGAGTGGCTTTACTCAGTTCAGAAAAGCTGAATGTGGGCGTGACCGTGTTTGTCGCCATCAAGACCAATCAGCACAACAAGCAGTGGTACAGCGAGTTTTCAGCCGTGGTGGAGGCGATTCCACAAATTGTGGAGTTCTATCGCATGAGTGGCGATACCGATTACTTGCTGCGCGTGGTGGTGCCTGACATCAAGAGCTTTGACCGTGTTTACCAGCGCCTGATCTCAGAAATAGAGCTGACCGATGTCAGCTCCAGTTTCGCCATGGAGCAGATCAAGTTCACCACCCGCCTGCCTCTGGACTACGCCTGA
- a CDS encoding ABC transporter permease subunit has protein sequence MQRKYLLPLCSAPAVAFFAAFWLLPAAQLLALPAQEGVHTYWVVLTSGRYLQALLQTLLLSAIVTLATLVLGATVGIVMARYRIPAKRLLLSLMTLPLSFPGVIVGFFIILLGGRQGLLAQITQSLGLGRVTFAYGLLGLFLAYLYFSLPRAIATYTAAAESIDRNLEEAARSCGATRWNIARDVWIPELAPTSLSCGAIVFATSMGAFGTAFTLSSRYEVLPITIYNEFTNYANFTLAASLSISLGLLTWLTLWMARRLVRDTSITA, from the coding sequence ATGCAACGCAAATACCTGTTACCCCTGTGCTCGGCCCCCGCTGTCGCTTTCTTTGCCGCCTTCTGGCTCTTGCCTGCAGCACAGCTTCTGGCCCTACCCGCACAAGAAGGTGTGCACACTTATTGGGTCGTCCTGACATCAGGCCGGTACTTGCAGGCCCTGCTGCAAACGCTGCTCCTGTCTGCCATCGTGACGCTGGCGACCCTGGTACTGGGCGCCACCGTCGGTATCGTGATGGCTCGCTATCGCATACCGGCCAAGCGCCTGCTGCTTTCCTTGATGACTTTACCCCTGTCCTTTCCAGGCGTGATCGTCGGTTTTTTCATTATCTTGTTAGGTGGCCGGCAGGGGTTGCTAGCCCAAATCACACAGAGTCTGGGATTGGGGCGCGTGACCTTTGCCTATGGCTTGTTAGGTCTATTTTTGGCCTATCTGTACTTTTCCCTGCCGCGCGCCATTGCGACCTATACCGCGGCAGCCGAGTCCATAGACCGCAATCTGGAGGAAGCCGCGCGCTCCTGTGGAGCAACACGCTGGAACATTGCCAGAGATGTCTGGATCCCGGAACTGGCCCCCACGTCCCTGTCTTGCGGTGCCATTGTTTTTGCCACCTCCATGGGCGCTTTTGGCACGGCCTTCACCTTGTCCAGCCGCTACGAAGTCCTGCCCATCACCATCTATAACGAATTTACCAATTATGCGAATTTCACCCTGGCCGCCAGTCTGTCCATTTCATTGGGGCTGCTGACATGGCTTACCTTGTGGATGGCCCGGCGTCTTGTACGCGACACATCCATCACTGCATGA
- a CDS encoding peroxidase-related enzyme (This protein belongs to a clade of uncharacterized proteins related to peroxidases such as the alkylhydroperoxidase AhpD.) → MPETHAQPAISRYPVPTLADMPEDIRSRIEAVQEKSGFIPNVFLALAHRPDEFRAFFAYHDALMEKPSGLSQADREMIVVATSAANQCHYCVIAHGAILRIRAKNTLVADQVAVNWRKADIPARQKAMLAFAMKVSQNAQEIDDADFQALHEHGFSDEDAWDIAGISAFFGLSNRMANFMSMRCNDEFYMLGRVPR, encoded by the coding sequence ATGCCCGAGACCCACGCTCAACCCGCTATCAGCCGTTATCCCGTCCCTACCCTGGCCGACATGCCCGAGGATATTCGCAGTCGTATTGAAGCCGTGCAGGAAAAATCCGGTTTTATCCCGAATGTGTTTCTTGCTCTGGCACACCGCCCTGACGAATTTCGTGCCTTTTTTGCCTATCACGACGCGCTGATGGAAAAGCCCAGTGGTTTGAGCCAAGCCGATCGGGAAATGATCGTGGTGGCGACTTCCGCCGCCAATCAGTGTCATTACTGCGTCATTGCCCACGGTGCCATCTTGCGCATCCGCGCCAAAAACACACTGGTCGCCGACCAGGTTGCCGTCAATTGGCGCAAGGCCGATATTCCTGCGCGCCAAAAAGCCATGTTGGCCTTTGCCATGAAAGTCTCGCAAAACGCCCAGGAGATTGACGACGCCGATTTCCAGGCTTTGCACGAACACGGTTTCAGCGACGAGGACGCCTGGGACATTGCTGGCATCAGCGCCTTTTTTGGTTTGAGCAACCGCATGGCCAACTTCATGTCCATGCGCTGCAATGACGAGTTCTACATGCTGGGACGCGTTCCCCGCTAA
- a CDS encoding ABC transporter substrate-binding protein: MLTLGNAAAAQTAICYNCPPEWADWASQIEAIKQHTGITVPPDNKNSGQSLAQLVAESANPVADVTYLGITFAIQAQKEGVTQAYKPKGWEQIPEGLKDPQGHWFAIHSGTMGIMVNKSALGDIPVPTSWNDLLKPEYKGLVGYLDPSSAFVGYVGAVAINEALGGTMDNFDPAINWFKTLQQNNPIVPKQTAYARLISGEIPILLDYDFSAYRAQYKDGEDVAFVIPQEGTIVVPYVMSLVNKAPHTEEGRKVLDFVLSEQGQSIWANAFLRPVRSSAISEQAQSRFLPDSEYARAKAIDYDRMAQGQKPFAERYLAEVR; the protein is encoded by the coding sequence ATGCTGACATTGGGCAATGCGGCCGCCGCACAGACGGCCATTTGCTACAACTGCCCACCTGAATGGGCTGACTGGGCCAGCCAGATCGAAGCCATCAAACAGCACACCGGCATTACCGTTCCTCCTGACAACAAGAACTCGGGCCAGTCGCTGGCTCAACTGGTTGCCGAATCGGCCAACCCCGTGGCCGATGTGACCTATCTGGGCATTACCTTTGCTATTCAGGCCCAGAAAGAAGGCGTGACGCAGGCCTACAAGCCCAAAGGCTGGGAGCAGATTCCGGAAGGCTTAAAAGATCCGCAGGGCCATTGGTTTGCCATTCACTCCGGCACCATGGGCATCATGGTCAACAAATCGGCCTTGGGCGATATACCCGTGCCTACCTCCTGGAACGATTTGCTCAAACCGGAATACAAAGGCTTGGTTGGATATCTGGACCCCTCGTCGGCTTTCGTGGGGTATGTGGGTGCCGTGGCCATCAATGAAGCCCTGGGCGGCACCATGGATAACTTTGACCCGGCCATCAACTGGTTCAAAACCCTGCAGCAAAACAATCCCATTGTCCCTAAGCAAACCGCCTATGCGCGCCTGATTTCAGGCGAGATCCCTATCTTGCTGGACTATGACTTCAGCGCCTACCGCGCTCAGTACAAGGACGGCGAGGATGTAGCCTTCGTGATTCCGCAAGAAGGCACGATTGTGGTTCCTTACGTCATGTCGCTGGTCAACAAGGCACCGCACACCGAAGAGGGACGCAAAGTGCTGGATTTTGTGCTGTCTGAACAAGGCCAATCCATCTGGGCCAATGCCTTCCTGCGTCCGGTTCGCAGCAGCGCCATCAGCGAACAGGCACAGTCGCGCTTTTTGCCTGACAGCGAATACGCCCGTGCCAAGGCCATTGACTATGACCGCATGGCGCAAGGCCAGAAACCCTTTGCCGAGCGTTACCTGGCTGAGGTCCGCTAA
- a CDS encoding YbaN family protein has product MMRYALMFAGWICVALAIAGAVLPLLPTTPFVLLAAWCFSRSSPRFHQWLLDQRHLGPYLRNWENGQGLTRKAKRRALIMLWLSLAASAWLTSHLGWYRLGLLIPGIFATRYLLRAKTLDDTPSEPVQK; this is encoded by the coding sequence ATGATGCGTTACGCCCTGATGTTTGCCGGGTGGATATGTGTGGCGCTGGCCATTGCCGGCGCTGTTTTACCCTTGCTGCCCACCACGCCCTTTGTCCTGCTGGCGGCGTGGTGCTTTTCCCGTAGCTCCCCCCGCTTTCATCAATGGCTGCTGGATCAACGCCATCTGGGTCCCTACTTGCGTAACTGGGAAAACGGCCAAGGCTTGACCCGCAAGGCCAAACGTCGGGCGCTGATCATGTTGTGGCTGTCGCTGGCCGCCTCGGCCTGGCTGACCAGTCACCTGGGCTGGTATCGATTGGGGCTACTGATTCCGGGTATTTTCGCCACCCGTTATTTGCTGCGCGCCAAAACCCTGGATGACACTCCTTCTGAGCCTGTGCAAAAATAG